A single genomic interval of Tenuifilum sp. 4138str harbors:
- a CDS encoding DUF3352 domain-containing protein: MKRIIATMVFLSLAIAGLVFLFYHWVNKQDYRQFNPIDAIPLNASLILNIDDFELFTNSVKSNSWWKTLERGDVVKSFAGMLNYLDSAAKSDNKVRTALKGTNTAVAFYNHHLQGSEFLLAHKVPQEINQSDILELIKLQSLGYAKAEEIQIAGNSAIYVEVPEGNYFSLTFTVFSNLLLVSNSQELLVESVKKLKEDAAVESDVQFQSLYQTAATGVAANVFVNINELSKTLSLENNSLALKGVASWVGLDVQVSPTMVIANGLIVSSATNGDYYKIFTRQNPVPFSLHGYMPASTSFFTWYGLPNIHNFMADYSDYIDNLGLTEPYNRNLSDFLAHTGVSIDEFLVNNLDNEVAVLSAKLQNNSTDWFILANTKSGSATLQQLESFAGTKTIVKHEFKPDKQKSFPIIENPIKWFIPTLLGNSFLKVNDGFVTVIDNVLVFGSSISSLEFIINEYLRNNTLTRTESYRSVQQRISTSSNLILYSKGMDSYPLSKLHLNGKPTQLYKGKTLSSHSFIWQVVGGSQKLFAMLAIKSTQADMTETPSSLKNVKWVCKLSTEPVGKPHLLVNHLNGQPEVLVQDSENSIYLISNDGHILWKRKIGAPILGSVSQVDIYRNKKLQMVFAAGNRIYLVDRNGNDVEGFPVTLHARATSPLSAFDYDKNRNYRFIVACSDKKIYCYNTNGKPVSGWLSFKTETVVSNRIGHVSYQGKDYIVIFDQNRPYLLNRRGEERLKPQSFFAKAKNSEFYLVGSSGKGPYLLTTDTLGIINKLFFDGRVESQVLEPYSPNHTFIMAGKNYFILDRNRISIYSTEGKLKNAILSSIGDFDTGNLQVMANNNLVLATRDESVFGYDFSGKPLSFFPISGSIPIVEVNSRSKQFVTLSKQNGVICFAIK, encoded by the coding sequence ATGAAGCGCATCATAGCAACCATGGTATTTCTATCACTTGCCATTGCTGGATTAGTATTTCTGTTTTACCATTGGGTAAACAAACAGGATTACCGGCAATTCAACCCAATTGATGCTATCCCTCTAAATGCCTCATTGATTTTGAATATTGATGATTTTGAATTGTTTACTAACTCTGTAAAGTCAAATAGTTGGTGGAAAACCCTTGAACGGGGCGATGTTGTTAAAAGTTTTGCAGGCATGCTTAACTATTTGGATAGCGCAGCAAAATCGGACAATAAAGTTAGAACAGCCTTAAAAGGAACTAATACTGCAGTAGCCTTTTACAACCACCATCTGCAGGGCAGCGAGTTTTTACTGGCCCATAAAGTTCCCCAGGAGATTAACCAAAGCGATATTCTAGAGCTTATAAAGCTTCAAAGTTTAGGGTATGCTAAGGCCGAGGAGATACAAATTGCCGGCAACAGCGCAATTTATGTTGAGGTTCCTGAGGGGAACTATTTCAGCTTAACTTTTACCGTGTTCAGCAATCTTTTACTGGTTAGCAATAGCCAGGAATTGCTTGTTGAATCGGTCAAAAAGCTGAAGGAAGATGCTGCCGTTGAATCCGATGTGCAGTTTCAGTCGCTTTACCAAACAGCCGCAACTGGCGTTGCAGCAAATGTCTTTGTAAATATCAATGAGCTCTCTAAAACTTTATCGCTTGAAAATAATTCGCTTGCTCTTAAGGGGGTTGCAAGCTGGGTTGGGCTCGATGTTCAGGTATCACCTACCATGGTAATTGCCAATGGGCTTATTGTGAGTTCAGCCACCAATGGCGATTACTATAAAATATTTACCCGTCAAAACCCTGTTCCTTTTTCTTTGCATGGCTACATGCCTGCTTCAACATCATTTTTTACCTGGTATGGCCTGCCCAACATCCATAACTTTATGGCCGACTATAGCGATTATATTGATAACCTTGGCCTAACTGAACCATACAATAGAAACCTTTCAGATTTCTTAGCCCATACAGGGGTTTCAATCGATGAGTTTTTAGTGAATAACCTCGATAACGAGGTTGCTGTACTATCGGCCAAATTACAAAACAATAGCACAGATTGGTTTATTCTTGCAAACACCAAGAGCGGTTCAGCTACCCTACAGCAGCTTGAATCGTTTGCTGGTACAAAAACCATTGTCAAACATGAGTTTAAGCCCGATAAACAGAAAAGTTTCCCTATTATTGAAAACCCTATTAAATGGTTTATCCCTACCCTATTGGGTAATAGCTTTTTGAAAGTAAACGATGGGTTTGTGACGGTAATCGATAACGTTTTGGTTTTCGGCTCAAGCATCAGTTCGCTTGAATTCATAATTAATGAGTATTTGCGTAATAACACACTTACCAGAACAGAAAGCTATAGGAGCGTTCAGCAACGTATTTCCACATCATCGAATCTGATTCTTTATAGCAAGGGAATGGATTCATACCCCTTAAGCAAATTACACTTAAATGGTAAGCCAACCCAGCTATACAAAGGAAAAACGCTCTCCAGCCATAGCTTTATTTGGCAGGTAGTGGGCGGAAGCCAAAAGCTTTTTGCCATGCTTGCCATAAAAAGCACCCAGGCCGATATGACTGAAACCCCAAGCTCGCTTAAAAATGTGAAGTGGGTTTGCAAGCTCAGCACTGAACCGGTTGGCAAACCACATTTGTTGGTTAACCATCTTAACGGACAACCGGAGGTTTTGGTTCAGGACTCTGAAAACTCAATCTATCTTATTAGTAACGATGGGCATATACTCTGGAAACGAAAGATTGGGGCTCCAATTCTTGGCAGTGTGAGCCAAGTAGATATTTATCGAAACAAGAAGTTACAGATGGTCTTTGCAGCAGGCAACAGAATATACCTGGTTGACCGCAATGGAAATGATGTTGAAGGTTTTCCGGTAACCTTGCATGCTAGAGCCACCTCCCCATTATCGGCATTTGATTATGACAAGAACCGTAACTACCGGTTTATTGTGGCTTGCTCCGATAAAAAGATTTACTGCTACAACACTAACGGAAAACCCGTAAGCGGTTGGCTTAGCTTTAAAACAGAAACGGTTGTTAGTAATCGCATAGGCCACGTTAGTTATCAGGGTAAGGATTATATAGTGATTTTTGACCAAAATCGGCCGTATTTACTGAACCGGCGTGGCGAGGAACGGTTAAAGCCTCAATCTTTTTTTGCCAAAGCAAAAAACAGTGAATTTTACCTGGTAGGAAGTTCGGGTAAAGGGCCATATTTACTAACCACCGATACGCTGGGCATAATCAATAAGCTATTTTTTGATGGCAGGGTCGAAAGTCAAGTGCTGGAACCATACTCACCCAACCATACCTTTATCATGGCAGGAAAAAATTATTTTATCCTCGATAGAAATAGGATAAGCATATATTCAACCGAAGGCAAACTAAAAAATGCGATACTATCGTCAATAGGCGATTTCGATACCGGAAACCTACAGGTCATGGCAAACAATAACCTGGTTTTGGCAACCAGGGATGAAAGTGTTTTTGGTTACGATTTCAGTGGCAAACCTCTTAGCTTTTTCCCTATATCGGGCAGTATTCCAATTGTTGAGGTAAATTCTAGGAGCAAGCAATTTGTTACTTTATCAAAACAGAATGGGGTTATATGCTTTGCCATTAAATAA
- a CDS encoding DUF4834 family protein, whose product MIAFLKFIFYFFLTLFLLGLIGRIILRLWLRRLYKKVNQETGQQSTDSSKGRNFSFTRKKKIIDKNQGEYVDYEELD is encoded by the coding sequence ATGATTGCATTTTTAAAATTCATTTTTTACTTCTTTTTGACCCTTTTTTTACTGGGTTTGATAGGGCGCATCATCCTAAGGCTTTGGTTAAGGCGATTGTATAAAAAAGTTAACCAGGAAACAGGTCAACAATCGACCGATAGCAGCAAGGGGCGAAATTTTTCATTCACCCGGAAAAAAAAGATTATCGATAAGAATCAGGGTGAATACGTGGATTACGAAGAGTTAGATTAG
- a CDS encoding ROK family protein — translation MAEVVAGIDIGGTNTVIGIVNRNGDILAESTLPTRCNATFDVFVKNLTGAIEQLLMELGHEHRLLGVGVGSPNGSYNLGAIVDAPNLEWKGILPLCKEITLLTGVPSVVTNDANAAALGELLFGAAKGMKNFVVITLGTGLGSGIVVDGKLVIGHDGFAGEFGHVVAKANGRQCGCGKKGCLETYASATGLRRTAFKMIADSNQPSMLRNVTYDKLTAKMITEAAKTGDPLARAAFEYTGLILGTRLADLVAILNPEAIFFFGGLANAGELLIDPVRRYMEEYMFPVFKGKVKLLLSGLQDKNAAVLGAAALIWEELDKSAR, via the coding sequence ATGGCTGAAGTTGTAGCAGGTATCGATATTGGTGGTACAAACACAGTAATAGGAATAGTTAACCGTAATGGCGATATACTTGCCGAGAGTACCCTTCCCACACGCTGTAATGCTACCTTTGATGTTTTTGTAAAGAACTTAACCGGGGCTATTGAGCAGTTGCTCATGGAACTTGGTCATGAACACAGGTTGCTTGGCGTTGGTGTTGGGTCTCCTAATGGTTCATATAATCTGGGCGCTATAGTTGATGCTCCAAATTTGGAGTGGAAAGGGATACTCCCTTTATGTAAGGAGATTACCCTATTAACTGGAGTTCCTAGTGTGGTTACCAACGATGCCAATGCTGCTGCACTGGGCGAGTTGCTTTTTGGGGCAGCAAAGGGAATGAAAAACTTTGTTGTTATCACATTGGGTACAGGGTTAGGTAGCGGAATTGTTGTTGATGGCAAGCTAGTTATAGGTCATGACGGTTTTGCTGGCGAGTTTGGGCATGTGGTTGCCAAGGCAAATGGCCGTCAGTGTGGATGCGGAAAGAAGGGATGCCTTGAGACCTACGCCTCAGCAACAGGGCTCCGCCGAACCGCCTTCAAGATGATTGCCGATAGCAACCAGCCTAGCATGCTCCGCAACGTTACCTACGATAAGCTTACTGCCAAGATGATTACTGAGGCAGCCAAAACAGGCGATCCGCTTGCTAGGGCAGCCTTTGAGTATACTGGACTTATTTTAGGAACTCGCCTTGCCGATTTAGTGGCTATACTTAACCCTGAGGCCATTTTCTTCTTTGGAGGTTTAGCCAATGCCGGTGAGTTGCTAATTGATCCTGTTCGCCGTTACATGGAAGAATATATGTTTCCAGTTTTTAAGGGCAAGGTAAAACTTTTGCTTTCAGGTTTGCAGGATAAAAATGCTGCTGTGCTCGGGGCTGCTGCCCTTATTTGGGAAGAGCTGGATAAATCGGCACGCTAA
- a CDS encoding L-serine ammonia-lyase encodes MLSIREIYKEGYGPSSSHTIGPARAAEIMKQRHPEANYFRVSLYGSLALTGKGHHTDSALRKSFLPKQVDIIWRPEESLPLHPNGMIIEAYSEEDGQLIDFWEVYSIGGGDLKDKTGVLNNNPVYRLTTMTEILAWCKSEGKSLWEFVEDNEGKEIWDFLAKVWHTMRETVKRGVDNEGVLPGPIKLARRASAQYTKALNSHGTMKHTGLLFAFALAVAEENAAGGKIITAPTCGSSGVLPGVLFYLNSEEHITEQKMLRALATAGLIGNLVKHNASISGAEVGCQGEIGTACAMAAAAMTQIMGGSPTQIEYAAEMAMEHNLGLTCDPVMGYVQIPCIERNAIAATKAYSCAVYALSSDGGHKVSFDKAVETMAETGRDIQVAYRETGIGGLAKNWEAFS; translated from the coding sequence ATGCTATCCATAAGGGAGATATACAAGGAAGGATATGGGCCATCGAGCAGTCATACCATAGGGCCTGCCCGTGCTGCAGAGATTATGAAACAGCGCCATCCGGAGGCCAACTACTTTAGGGTATCGCTTTACGGCAGCTTGGCTCTAACCGGCAAAGGGCACCATACCGATAGTGCACTACGCAAGAGTTTTTTACCAAAGCAGGTAGATATTATTTGGCGACCCGAGGAAAGCCTTCCGCTTCATCCTAACGGAATGATTATTGAGGCTTATTCGGAAGAGGACGGTCAGCTTATCGACTTTTGGGAGGTTTACAGCATAGGCGGTGGCGATTTAAAAGATAAGACAGGAGTTCTAAATAATAATCCTGTTTACAGGCTGACAACCATGACCGAGATTTTAGCCTGGTGCAAAAGCGAGGGGAAAAGCCTCTGGGAATTTGTAGAGGATAACGAGGGTAAAGAGATCTGGGATTTTTTAGCAAAGGTATGGCATACCATGCGCGAAACCGTTAAGCGAGGGGTTGATAATGAGGGTGTTTTACCAGGGCCTATAAAGCTGGCACGCAGGGCTTCAGCCCAGTACACCAAGGCATTAAACTCCCATGGAACTATGAAACATACAGGTTTGCTATTTGCTTTTGCCCTTGCAGTTGCGGAGGAGAATGCGGCAGGAGGGAAAATCATTACCGCACCAACCTGTGGTTCGTCCGGGGTGCTACCCGGTGTGCTTTTTTACCTCAACAGCGAGGAGCATATTACGGAGCAGAAAATGCTTAGAGCTTTAGCCACTGCAGGGTTAATAGGGAATCTGGTTAAGCATAATGCATCGATATCGGGGGCAGAGGTGGGTTGCCAGGGGGAAATAGGCACAGCCTGCGCTATGGCTGCTGCAGCCATGACCCAAATCATGGGCGGGTCGCCCACCCAAATTGAGTATGCAGCCGAGATGGCCATGGAGCATAACCTTGGACTAACCTGCGACCCGGTAATGGGATATGTTCAAATTCCTTGTATTGAACGCAACGCCATTGCTGCCACTAAGGCATACTCATGTGCAGTTTACGCCCTTTCGTCCGATGGGGGGCATAAAGTATCGTTCGATAAGGCGGTTGAAACCATGGCCGAGACAGGCCGCGATATTCAGGTGGCCTACCGTGAAACCGGTATTGGTGGACTTGCTAAAAATTGGGAGGCTTTTAGTTAG
- a CDS encoding sugar transferase: protein MNRRVSILILLDIFLIGVSFWLTTVIKGVSFQSYLGNYGNGVLIFTLTWILTSLIYNKYTFTSYSIRHLSKNIITSNLIVLAIISILIFLTRNDYYSRFIVFSTIAFTTLAELFIYNLWGVLKKTQVLPDDVLGKVERSLRRPRPVPTITEEPIDPTRVKTVQKAILSDFSRDVYCFLEQHTNLFSDKTLIIATTTSFNLLNQPSNTFKTIINLKRVNDIRRINKFFEAANEKIPVGGVFVCMAETQEQRKNRILSKFPPILNYIYYLFDFILKRVFPKFSFTKGIYFLLTRGENRVISRAELLGRLYSCGFDVIDEQEIDKMHYVVSQKIRKPYFDMEPTYGPLIKLRRIGKGGKFIKVYKLRTMHPYSEYLQEYIYRKHNLQEGGKFKDDFRISTLGRFMRKLWIDELPMIINLLRGELKIVGVRPLSQHYFNLYSKELQERRIKYKPGLIPPFYVDNPKTLEEIMASEIKYLDAYDKHPLFTDLKYFFVAVYNIVFKRYRSN from the coding sequence ATGAATAGGCGAGTATCAATCCTGATTTTGCTGGATATCTTCCTAATTGGCGTTTCCTTTTGGCTAACTACTGTAATAAAGGGGGTTTCGTTCCAATCGTATTTGGGTAACTATGGGAATGGCGTTTTAATTTTTACGTTAACCTGGATATTGACCTCGCTCATCTACAATAAATACACATTTACCTCTTACTCAATAAGGCACTTATCCAAGAATATTATTACTTCAAACCTCATAGTGCTTGCAATTATTTCGATTCTAATCTTCTTGACCCGCAACGATTACTACTCGCGTTTCATTGTGTTTAGTACAATAGCATTCACTACTCTGGCTGAACTATTTATTTACAATTTATGGGGAGTTCTAAAGAAAACCCAGGTATTGCCCGACGATGTATTGGGCAAGGTGGAGCGCTCGCTCCGTAGGCCTCGGCCAGTACCCACAATCACCGAGGAGCCCATTGATCCTACCCGTGTTAAAACAGTTCAAAAGGCAATACTCTCCGATTTTAGCCGCGATGTGTACTGTTTTCTGGAGCAACATACCAACCTGTTTAGCGATAAAACGCTTATTATTGCCACAACAACCAGCTTCAACCTTTTAAATCAGCCCAGCAATACCTTTAAAACAATTATAAACCTTAAGCGGGTTAACGATATTCGGCGAATTAACAAGTTCTTTGAGGCCGCTAACGAGAAAATTCCTGTTGGTGGTGTGTTTGTTTGCATGGCCGAAACACAGGAACAGCGCAAGAACCGAATACTTAGTAAATTCCCACCAATACTTAACTACATATACTATCTCTTTGATTTCATCCTAAAACGAGTTTTCCCTAAGTTTTCATTTACCAAGGGGATATACTTTTTGCTTACACGTGGTGAGAATAGGGTGATAAGCAGGGCCGAGCTTTTAGGAAGGCTTTACTCATGCGGTTTCGATGTTATTGATGAGCAGGAAATTGACAAAATGCACTATGTGGTTTCCCAAAAAATCCGCAAGCCATACTTTGACATGGAGCCTACCTATGGCCCTCTCATAAAGCTTCGCCGTATTGGGAAGGGTGGCAAATTTATCAAGGTTTACAAGCTCCGAACCATGCACCCATACTCGGAGTACCTACAGGAATACATTTACCGCAAACATAACCTACAGGAGGGTGGCAAGTTTAAGGACGATTTTAGGATTTCAACCCTTGGACGCTTCATGCGGAAACTATGGATTGATGAGCTACCTATGATTATTAACCTCCTACGGGGAGAACTAAAAATAGTGGGGGTAAGGCCTTTAAGCCAGCATTACTTTAACCTATACTCCAAGGAGCTCCAGGAAAGGAGAATTAAGTACAAACCAGGCCTAATTCCACCATTTTACGTTGATAATCCCAAAACCCTGGAGGAGATAATGGCTTCGGAAATCAAATACCTTGATGCTTACGATAAGCATCCACTGTTTACTGACCTGAAGTACTTTTTTGTTGCCGTTTATAATATTGTTTTCAAGCGGTATAGGAGCAACTAA
- a CDS encoding tetratricopeptide repeat protein yields the protein MIKQLKFPLTFVLIGTIVLSCAVSKKNKQLSDEAKRAFEMNDYQAALASYEQLIATGKGVTGDVWNKAGIAAWEVGQTEKAIDYLEKAKKENGANAQGLFTLAKAYRKIDNLSREIVNLKLCVDLNQPELLSQARATLFDAYVRSENWNLADSLWNALAPQYQSDVNLKTGYLIVNRKLKNNQKAEMLAKELLKHDKNNTEALEFLGEYHFNRADELYVSQMNAYQKNKTTKQYKQLTEALKKVNADYKISRDYFETLYRLKPDKRYARYLGNIYTRFENKKKADYWYKLAK from the coding sequence ATGATAAAACAACTAAAATTCCCGCTAACATTTGTCCTAATAGGAACCATAGTACTTTCTTGTGCGGTTTCGAAAAAAAATAAGCAGCTATCCGATGAGGCCAAGCGAGCTTTTGAAATGAACGACTATCAGGCTGCATTGGCTTCGTATGAACAGCTAATTGCTACAGGTAAAGGGGTTACCGGTGACGTTTGGAACAAAGCCGGTATTGCTGCCTGGGAGGTTGGACAAACCGAAAAGGCAATTGATTACCTGGAAAAAGCCAAAAAGGAAAACGGGGCCAATGCTCAAGGTTTGTTCACTCTTGCTAAGGCTTACCGTAAAATTGATAATCTTTCGCGTGAGATTGTTAACCTTAAACTTTGCGTTGACCTTAACCAACCGGAATTGCTATCACAGGCAAGAGCTACGCTTTTTGATGCATACGTAAGGAGTGAGAACTGGAACTTGGCCGATTCATTATGGAATGCATTAGCCCCACAGTATCAGTCCGATGTAAACCTTAAAACAGGCTACCTGATTGTTAACCGGAAATTGAAAAACAACCAGAAGGCGGAAATGCTTGCAAAGGAGTTACTAAAGCACGATAAAAATAATACCGAAGCTCTAGAATTCCTTGGAGAGTATCACTTTAACCGAGCCGATGAGCTGTACGTGAGCCAAATGAACGCATACCAGAAGAACAAGACCACCAAACAGTATAAGCAGCTTACCGAGGCTTTAAAGAAGGTGAATGCCGATTATAAAATCTCGCGCGATTACTTTGAAACCCTTTACAGGTTGAAGCCCGATAAAAGGTATGCCCGTTACCTGGGTAACATCTATACCCGTTTTGAGAATAAGAAAAAGGCCGATTACTGGTATAAACTTGCTAAGTAG